DNA from Candidatus Izemoplasma sp.:
TTTTCAAAGGCGTCCTCAAAGCAAGAGCAAAAAACATTACAGATGATATGAAAATTGCAGCCGCAAAAGCTATCGCAAATATTATCACTGATAAAGAGTTAACCGCTGATTTTATCATTCCTTCACCTTTTGATAAGAGGGTAGTAAAAGAAGTCAGTAATGCTGTCTATCACCTAGCAAAAAGAGACAAATAAATTGTCTCTTTTTAATTTATTCAATATTTAAAGACTCTAAAATAGTCGTTGGATCATTCAATGTGGATACTTTGATGTAGCGATTAGATACAGTGTAGAAGAATGTAGTATCACTTGCTTCATCATGAATAAATTTTGCTTTGTATACGTAAACTTCTTCTTCTGTGTTTGAAGCGTGTTGGACATAACCTTTCACACTAAGACCTTCTATTTCATCAAAGCCAAAGGTTAAAATACCACTATTATATTGATAACGATCATCTAGATAATCATATGTAGTAAATGGTAAGGCAATTAAACCTTTACTTAAACTGACAAGTAAATCTTTATGATTATAGGTGGCTGTTGTATATGACCATCCAAAATCAGCATAATCATAAATAATCTCATCAAATACAACTGGGTTTGTTTTATCTTTGATATCATATACACTTATTTTAATACCTTCTGTCCCACCTTCTGAATCACCAAACCCAATTCCTAACATATAATCATTCCCTAACGGTTGTAAATAACTACTAAAGCCTGTTATTTCTAGCTCACCTAATACCGTTGGATTGCTAGGATCTGATAAATTCAATACATAGAATGGATCTGTTTGTTCAAACGTTACGACATAGGCATAATCTTTTGTAAAACGTACTGATCGAATGACTTCTCCTGGTTTTCCTAAACCACCTATTTTATTGATAATTTTTAACTCTGAATCTAGTAAAAATATTTGATTGTTGATATTTTCTGTCCAGCGCCCACTCGTCGTAGCAATCCGTAACACGCCTTCATATTCATCCATACTAAACTGGTTTAACGTATTGCCTGGAACTTTACCATATTTATCAAAGGCAACATTTGGTCCGTCAATTTTAATTTTAAAAATAGCGGTTTGCACATCATTATTATCATTTGAGAGTAAATCGTCTGTGAAAGTGCGATATGGCCATAAGGTACCTGCTAGGTACATGTTATTTTGTGAGACGTACAAATTGTAGGCACTGTCACCTAAAATAACTTCCATATCGACTTGTTTCCCACCTAAATCAAGGCCATAAAATGTTGTAAAGCTATTAGGTGCCACGCCATCTACATATACTATATTTTGATATTTAGCTTGTACAGACATATTATTAACTTTGTAATAAGGTAAATACTTATCCACATCAACATCCTCTTGATAAAGCGGTAGATATGTGGATGTGACGACATATAAATTATCTTCTATTTTGCGTGTTCCTAAGAAATTTCCAGAAAGTTCATAGATTGTCTCTAAGCTAAAGTTATCTTTTTTATCATAAACAAAGACATTAATATTACTTTCTTGATACCCCCACCAATCAATGACGATATCATCTTCTTGTTTATCTTCATAACAATAATTATTGTAATATGACCCAATGACTGCTAAATAATCATCATCCACATAAAGCCCATTGGTATTGAATGATCGAGGGCATTCCTGATCATCGATTGAATAATCAAATGACGTCTCTAAATCAAGTACCTGATAGGTTTCTGATTGGGTGTAAGCTAATACAATCTTTACTTCATTGTTTCTCGCGACATAAATATATTTTCCGTCGGTTAAAACATTATCCATTTCATCGACACCAATGACTTGATTATTGGTGTTTGAATAGTCATCACTACCTTGATCTTCGTTTACAGTATCAAAATTATCTGTGGTTGTTTCCGGTACCATTAAACCATCTGTAAAGAACCATCCATTATTTGTTCTATAGTTTTGCTCGAAGGCATTATAGATATCTAAAATATCATCACCACTGTTAAAGTCTACAACATCATAATTATTGCCCCCTAAATTAACAGTCGCAACTAATGCCACAATGACAAGTATGACCGGTGAAACCGCTCCAGTTAATAACAATGATAGACGATGATTACGTTTAATATCTGGTGATGATATACGCATAGCTGTTTTTTTCTTGTCTAAGCGTTTATTCCACTGATATTCATCAATAAAACGTTTCACAAAATAAAGACTAATTCCTAAAAAGACTATAAGCAAAAATAGTAATCCTGGTTGATTAAAAAGCGTGCTCATAAGATACCTCCTAATAATCTAATGCGTTTTTAAACGCTTTTAAATATGCTCGGTTAACCTCAATGACATCACCATTTACCATTAATAACTGTAACTTTGAGTTTAAAGCTGGCTTGATATAATCAATTTTAGCGATATTGACAATGGCATGTTTGCTAACTCTGATAAAATCCTTGTCTTGCAAAATCTTTTCTAACTCATAAAGCTTATAGTTTACGCGCATTCTCATCGTCCCTAAAATGGCGTAGACATCTTCATCTTCTGTAATGAAATATGAAATATTCCTAGCCAAAGTCCGCTTATCTCCATATTGGTTGCTTCCTACGATATAAATCGCTTCCCCTTTGACAATCCAATCTAATAAAGATGAAACGTGTGACAGCTCAGTCTCATTAAAGACGATGTTTACCTTGTCTTGCTCGACTTGGTCTTTATCAGTAGTTAGTACATATAAGTAATGCTCAGTCTCTGTAAGGTTTAACCGTTCAGTAATCATTTTATGCTTAGATTCGTCGACTTTTAATTTAAACATAAAAGTTCCTCCTGACAATTGTATTTTAGCATGTCTACATAAAGATATATATAGGATGCAGGTATCTTACATTTATTTTACACCAAACTACATTATAATGCATTAAAAAAGGGAGACTATAAGTCTCCACTTTCTATTAATTTCATATATAATTGATGAACTGGTAAGCCCATCACAGTATAATAATCACCGACTATTTTTTTAATATATTTTGCGCCATGGCCTTGTATTCCATAAGCCCCTGCTTTGTCAAAAGGCTCATTTGTGGCAATATACTCTTCAATCTCAGAAATTGTTAGAGACTTAAAATAAACATCAGTATTTTCATAAAATGTTTGATATTCCTGATCTTTCACAATGGCACATCCTGTAATAACTTGATGGTTTGTTCCCGATAATAGCTCAAGCATGCGTTTAGCATCATCTTGATCTACTGGCTTATTCAATATGTGATGATCTTTTACAACGATTGTATCAAATCCAAGAACCAAAGCATTAGGATGATGCTTTGATACGTCTAAAGCTTTTTGTAATGCCAAAGCCATTGCAATTTCTTCATCAGCCTTGTTCATATCAATTGCTTCTTCTATCGTACTTGGTATTATTTTAAAGGGAAAATCAAATAAAGCTAATAATTGTTTACGACGCGGTGATTGGCTGGCAAGGATCACCTTTTTATTCATGCACAACCACTGGCGTATCAGCCTTAACAAAGAATAATATAATCGATGCTATTGCGAGTGGAATTAATAACAATAATACAGCTAAATTAGTCCCTAGACGAACTTGGAAGAAGGCAATTAAGAATGGTGAAAAAATCCCACCAAAACGACCAAATATACTATAAAACCC
Protein-coding regions in this window:
- a CDS encoding beta-propeller domain-containing protein, which produces MSTLFNQPGLLFLLIVFLGISLYFVKRFIDEYQWNKRLDKKKTAMRISSPDIKRNHRLSLLLTGAVSPVILVIVALVATVNLGGNNYDVVDFNSGDDILDIYNAFEQNYRTNNGWFFTDGLMVPETTTDNFDTVNEDQGSDDYSNTNNQVIGVDEMDNVLTDGKYIYVARNNEVKIVLAYTQSETYQVLDLETSFDYSIDDQECPRSFNTNGLYVDDDYLAVIGSYYNNYCYEDKQEDDIVIDWWGYQESNINVFVYDKKDNFSLETIYELSGNFLGTRKIEDNLYVVTSTYLPLYQEDVDVDKYLPYYKVNNMSVQAKYQNIVYVDGVAPNSFTTFYGLDLGGKQVDMEVILGDSAYNLYVSQNNMYLAGTLWPYRTFTDDLLSNDNNDVQTAIFKIKIDGPNVAFDKYGKVPGNTLNQFSMDEYEGVLRIATTSGRWTENINNQIFLLDSELKIINKIGGLGKPGEVIRSVRFTKDYAYVVTFEQTDPFYVLNLSDPSNPTVLGELEITGFSSYLQPLGNDYMLGIGFGDSEGGTEGIKISVYDIKDKTNPVVFDEIIYDYADFGWSYTTATYNHKDLLVSLSKGLIALPFTTYDYLDDRYQYNSGILTFGFDEIEGLSVKGYVQHASNTEEEVYVYKAKFIHDEASDTTFFYTVSNRYIKVSTLNDPTTILESLNIE
- a CDS encoding LytTR family DNA-binding domain-containing protein, giving the protein MFKLKVDESKHKMITERLNLTETEHYLYVLTTDKDQVEQDKVNIVFNETELSHVSSLLDWIVKGEAIYIVGSNQYGDKRTLARNISYFITEDEDVYAILGTMRMRVNYKLYELEKILQDKDFIRVSKHAIVNIAKIDYIKPALNSKLQLLMVNGDVIEVNRAYLKAFKNALDY
- a CDS encoding Maf family protein, producing MNKKVILASQSPRRKQLLALFDFPFKIIPSTIEEAIDMNKADEEIAMALALQKALDVSKHHPNALVLGFDTIVVKDHHILNKPVDQDDAKRMLELLSGTNHQVITGCAIVKDQEYQTFYENTDVYFKSLTISEIEEYIATNEPFDKAGAYGIQGHGAKYIKKIVGDYYTVMGLPVHQLYMKLIESGDL